In a single window of the Cupriavidus basilensis genome:
- a CDS encoding H-NS family nucleoid-associated regulatory protein, with protein MPSSDPADVKKVAAIVWIRVQMERLGISMDELEAAGCFDWEAAPARAPIEEPIEKENEMDVDVAQALLPAGPITAPPALLPAGPITAPPVVAPAPLRKAVARKRVAAPVRQSAPPAVPVATPAALPQATPVADAVAVAEAVPAEKPAAVLLAEPAATPAAAPAPARVTMSVPTQKAGAVKPAAPAAAPAAAPAQAAEAAAAPAAAAPAPALPQASAPARRYRNAEGQVWDGVGPMPAWLLRAVNAGQSVEHFRVN; from the coding sequence ATGCCTTCTTCTGATCCCGCCGACGTCAAGAAAGTCGCCGCCATTGTCTGGATCCGCGTCCAGATGGAGCGGCTCGGCATCTCCATGGATGAACTGGAGGCGGCAGGTTGTTTTGACTGGGAGGCGGCGCCCGCCAGGGCGCCGATCGAGGAGCCCATCGAAAAGGAAAATGAAATGGATGTAGATGTCGCCCAGGCACTGTTGCCCGCAGGACCGATCACGGCACCGCCCGCGCTGTTGCCTGCCGGGCCGATCACCGCACCGCCTGTCGTGGCACCTGCGCCATTGCGCAAGGCCGTAGCGCGCAAACGCGTTGCTGCCCCTGTCAGGCAATCAGCGCCGCCTGCTGTGCCGGTCGCAACGCCGGCCGCATTGCCGCAGGCCACGCCTGTCGCAGATGCGGTGGCGGTTGCCGAGGCCGTACCCGCGGAAAAGCCGGCCGCCGTATTGCTTGCCGAGCCGGCGGCAACCCCGGCCGCCGCGCCCGCGCCTGCACGGGTGACCATGTCCGTGCCCACGCAGAAAGCGGGAGCCGTGAAACCGGCGGCACCAGCAGCGGCACCAGCAGCGGCGCCGGCACAGGCAGCCGAGGCCGCCGCCGCGCCGGCCGCGGCCGCACCTGCGCCCGCACTGCCGCAGGCGAGCGCGCCCGCACGCCGCTACCGCAATGCCGAGGGACAGGTCTGGGATGGCGTGGGACCCATGCCCGCATGGCTGCTGCGCGCAGTCAACGCGGGCCAGTCGGTGGAGCATTTCCGGGTGAATTGA
- a CDS encoding DUF3649 domain-containing protein yields the protein MGLSQTGRYRLGVASRVVAAIGGGYVLAAVATGLLAVVMPMPPAEAVMTATLLSFSLYACAVLWVFAAGSAWRAWAGVAVPAVVLGLLLAVLRSAP from the coding sequence ATGGGATTGAGCCAGACCGGCCGCTATCGCCTTGGCGTTGCCTCGCGCGTGGTGGCCGCCATCGGGGGCGGCTATGTGCTCGCGGCCGTGGCCACCGGGCTGCTGGCCGTGGTGATGCCCATGCCGCCAGCCGAGGCGGTGATGACCGCCACGCTGCTGTCGTTCTCGCTCTACGCGTGCGCGGTGCTGTGGGTGTTCGCCGCCGGCAGCGCGTGGCGCGCCTGGGCCGGCGTGGCGGTGCCTGCCGTGGTGCTCGGCCTCTTGCTGGCTGTCTTGCGGAGCGCGCCATGA
- a CDS encoding DUF4198 domain-containing protein: MNRLITSALLCGAALSGTAQAHQVWLEQTPATAQLYFGEFNENLREVSPGLLDRFVQPTAVLVTARGEQPLKADKTTNGFVLSGRAGAGETIVAQDTGYPLLERKDGDKVIRTAWTPAARLLGAGSTSAVAPKLALDIVPTGRAGEYQVVYAGRPLPKAKVGVAVQSGWGRELRTDEQGIVRLAQPWQGTYVLEVHHVDKTAGERNGKPYDIASYVTTLSLTQGDGLPAVPAVPAATPNK; encoded by the coding sequence ATGAATCGCCTCATCACCTCCGCCCTGCTTTGCGGCGCCGCACTGAGCGGCACCGCTCAAGCCCATCAGGTCTGGCTGGAACAAACGCCGGCGACCGCCCAACTGTATTTTGGCGAATTCAACGAGAACCTGCGCGAAGTTTCGCCGGGACTGCTGGACCGGTTCGTGCAGCCCACCGCCGTGCTGGTAACGGCCAGGGGTGAGCAGCCCCTCAAGGCCGACAAGACGACCAACGGCTTCGTACTCTCAGGGCGCGCAGGCGCGGGCGAGACCATTGTCGCGCAGGACACGGGCTATCCGCTGCTGGAGCGCAAGGACGGCGACAAGGTGATCCGTACCGCCTGGACGCCGGCGGCTCGCTTGCTGGGTGCCGGCTCCACAAGCGCGGTAGCGCCCAAGCTCGCGCTGGACATTGTGCCGACCGGCCGCGCCGGCGAGTACCAGGTGGTCTATGCCGGCCGCCCACTGCCCAAGGCCAAGGTAGGCGTGGCCGTGCAGTCCGGCTGGGGCCGCGAACTGCGCACCGACGAGCAAGGCATCGTGCGCCTGGCGCAGCCGTGGCAAGGCACCTACGTGCTGGAGGTGCACCACGTCGACAAGACCGCCGGCGAGCGCAATGGCAAGCCATACGACATCGCCAGCTACGTCACCACCCTGTCGCTGACGCAGGGCGATGGCCTGCCCGCGGTACCCGCAGTGCCGGCAGCCACGCCCAACAAGTAA